Proteins encoded within one genomic window of Bradyrhizobium sp. CB1717:
- a CDS encoding DUF2171 domain-containing protein produces the protein MPKIREHMKIIGKDGVHVGTVDRLEGNRIKLTRKDSPPGHEDHHHYIDTKYIGAVEGDTVKLSVNADAVPKSEAA, from the coding sequence ATGCCGAAAATCAGGGAACACATGAAAATCATCGGCAAGGACGGTGTGCATGTCGGCACCGTCGACCGTCTCGAGGGCAACCGGATCAAGCTGACCCGCAAGGACAGCCCGCCGGGTCACGAGGACCACCACCACTACATCGATACGAAATATATCGGCGCGGTCGAGGGCGATACCGTCAAGCTTTCGGTCAATGCCGACGCGGTCCCGAAGTCGGAAGCTGCGTGA